One genomic segment of Kiritimatiella glycovorans includes these proteins:
- the metF gene encoding methylenetetrahydrofolate reductase [NAD(P)H]: MLIRDILDETSTAISFEFFPPKTERGWDNLFLNISSLVPLHPAYVSVTYGAGGSTRSHTHELVTRLQHDTDLTVLAHLTCVGSTRDEIAEILDNYAANGVQNILALRGDAPNDADEPVVTPENGFDHASDLVSFIKERHPEMSVGVAGFVEGHPETPNRLREIEHLKEKVECGADFIITQLFFENRDFYDFSERCSLAGIDVPIIAGIMPITSHKNLEKMAELAAGSRVPAPLLRSLQWAEGGEYVRNVGIHWATEQIRDLLHQGVAGIHLYTLNNSYASANICESLGLRSYERVTA, encoded by the coding sequence ATGTTGATACGAGACATACTGGACGAGACGAGCACGGCGATAAGTTTTGAGTTCTTTCCGCCGAAGACGGAGCGGGGATGGGACAATCTGTTCCTGAACATCTCCAGCCTGGTGCCGCTGCACCCGGCGTACGTGAGCGTGACCTACGGCGCGGGCGGATCGACCCGCTCCCACACGCACGAGCTGGTGACGCGGCTGCAGCACGACACCGATCTCACGGTGCTCGCCCACCTGACCTGCGTGGGCTCCACGCGCGACGAGATCGCAGAGATCCTAGACAACTATGCGGCCAACGGCGTGCAGAATATCCTGGCCCTGCGCGGCGACGCGCCGAACGACGCGGACGAGCCCGTAGTCACGCCGGAGAACGGCTTCGATCACGCCTCCGATCTCGTGTCGTTCATCAAGGAACGCCACCCGGAGATGAGCGTGGGTGTGGCCGGGTTCGTCGAAGGTCACCCCGAGACCCCGAACCGGCTCCGCGAAATCGAGCATCTCAAGGAGAAGGTCGAATGCGGCGCTGATTTCATCATCACACAGCTCTTCTTCGAAAACCGTGATTTCTACGATTTCAGCGAGCGCTGCAGTCTCGCAGGCATCGACGTGCCGATCATTGCCGGGATCATGCCGATCACTTCGCACAAGAATCTCGAAAAGATGGCCGAACTGGCCGCCGGTTCGCGCGTGCCGGCCCCGCTGCTCCGAAGCCTGCAGTGGGCGGAAGGCGGCGAGTACGTGCGCAACGTGGGCATCCACTGGGCCACGGAGCAGATCCGCGACCTGCTGCACCAGGGGGTGGCGGGCATCCATCTCTACACGCTGAACAATTCGTACGC